The genomic segment CATGCCGACCTCGGCAATGGCCGCGCTGAGCTTGCATGCCCCCTTCGCGAGCTCACCCAAATAACGGGACTGCTGCTCTTCAGTGCCAAACTCCGCAATCGGCAGCCCGCCCAAAACCAGCGACGCGTAGACCGGGGTCGGTGCAACACGTCGCCCCTGTTCCTCGAGGATCAGGCACAACTCCACTAGTCCAAGGCCACTGCCACCGCAGCTCTCGGGTACGGCTATACCCAGTAATCCCTGGTCGGCAAGGGTCTGCCAGAGACTCTCGTCGTAGGTCTTGCCGGAGCGCGAAAAGTCGAGCAGAAACTCATCCGTTGCACGATCGGTGAAAATCTGGAAAGCGAGTTCCCGGATTGCGTTTTGGTCTTCGCTGAAATTGAAATCCATGTTCTTTGCCTCAGTGAGTCCTGACCATCGGCGTCAGGTTGCGTGTGTAATTGAGCTGTTGTTGATCAGGATTTTCAAGAAACAACGCCCGGTAAAACATGATGCTGAGTAACTCTGCAAACTGCTCTGCGGACAGGTCGGCTGCGCGCAGGGTGTTGCTCTCATTTATAAAATATTCGCGGAGCAGACCTTCGCCGATGCCCGCGAGGGAATACACGGTGAAGAGCGCCTGATGCGGCCGAAATTGAACGTCAGGGAACAGGCCCGGCATCAGGTCAACAAGCCACATCAATTGGTTGCGGTAGTTTTCGCGCAACAAGCTTGAAAATTCTGGATCCTCGTCACCCAACTGCAACAAGCAGCGCAATATCCCGGGTCGCTTCGCGTAGCTGCGAACGATGACCAAATTGTGTGCGAAGATACGCGCATACCAGTCACCCTTGGGCACATTTTTTTCCACTGCGCCCGGGTCGCTGCTCGCCATGGCGAAATCAGTGAGCACTTCCCGGGTGAGCGATTTCAGGTCGCTAAAGTAGTGATAGAAAAGCCCCTGGGCCACGCCCGCCTCCGTCGTCACGTCGGCAATACGCATTTTGTGGTAGCCGTCGCGCTCCAGCACACGCAATGCCGCCGCTTTCAAACCCGCTCGCGCGCGCTCCCCGCGGGCACTGCGAGCACCCGGGTTTTTCTGTTGCTTGGTATTTACCGTCGACATATTCAATAAAATAGTTGAATTTGAATTCAAAATCAATATTATATGACCTATAGTTTCTGAGGGGTACTGACATGTTCGTTGACTACACAGAGCACCAGCGAGAATTGCGCAAGGAATTTCGGGATTATTTCACCAACCTGATCAAGCCTGAATACCGCGAGGAGTTGCGCAACGCGGAAAGTGGCGACTTGTACAAAACGCTCATCCGAAAGCAGGGCGAGGACGGTATGCTGGCCATCGGCTGGCCTGAAGAATACGGTGGTCGCGGCTTGACTGAAAGCGAGCAACTCATCCGCTATGAAGAGGCATTACTGGCGGGCGCGCCCACCCCTTTCGTCACGCTGAACACGGTGGGCCCTGCCATTATAAGTCAGGGTACGGAAGCGCAGAAAAAACGATTTCTGCCAGGCATTGCCGCCGGCGAGATGCATTTTTCTATCGGCTACACAGAGCCCTCTGCCGGCACTGATCTCGCGGCACTGAGCACCTCTGCGGTAAAGGATGGAGACCACTACCTGGTCAACGGCAGCAAAATTTTTACCAGCGGGGCGGAGGGCGCCGACTTTGTCTTCCTCGCTGTACGCACTGACCCAGATGTCAAGAAACACAAAGGTATCTCCATATTGGTCGCCTCCACCGAGGATCCAGGATTTTCTCGTGGGTCTATTGAAACGCTTGGCGGTGTGCACACCAACGTCACATATTATGACAACGTGAAAGTGCCGCTTGACATGATTGTCGGGGAGGAAAACGGCGGTTGGCGACTGATTACCGAGCAACTTAACCACGAACGGGTAGGACTGGCTGCCTGGGGCATTCAGGGCTGGAAGCTGTTCCGGGACGCACTGGCCTGGGCACGCTCAACACAAACAGCAGACGGCAAGCGCGTGATTGATGATGCGAGCGCCCAACGCAACATTGCAGAAGTTTACGCTCACCTGGAGGCAATGCGGGTGATGAATGCGCGCATGGCGTGGCAATTGGACCAGCAGGAAATGAACCCGGTTTTTCCATCTGCCATCAAAGTGTACTCGACGGAAATAATGATTGAGATATGTCGATTGCTGATGGACGTCGTTGGCCCTCATTCTTTGATCGCGGCCGGCAGTGACGGCAATGTCATACACGGTAATTTGGAGCACGAGTACAGGCGCGCCACCATCAACACCTTTGGCGGCGGCGTAGTCGAAGTATTGCGCGGACTGGTTGCCACGCACGGCCTGGGAATGCCTTCGCACAGATAGGATGTAGCCCGCATCGAGGGGAAGCGCAATCGCTACATCGCATAACCAGATTGAGCTTGCGCCCATACCCCTCTTTCAGTCACATTAGCCCTGAAAGATGGGGCAGGTGAACCTGCCGCTTGCACTTTAACGAGGACTACCTTTCGATGAATGAACAAGAACAAAAAGCGTTCGAAGACGAGATCTATGCTTTCGTGGGGCAGATTGTATACCCCACCACGCCTGCTCCCGATAATATAAACGAGACCATGATCCGGCAATGGTCAGAGATCCTCGGCGAAACCAATCCCGCCTATCTCGATGCCGACTGGGCCGCAAATAGCGCCCGCGGCCACACCATCGCTCCTCCGGCCATGATGTACGTCTGGGGCCAGGAAGGTTTTCAGGTCACCAAGGGACGCGCACCCAACGCGATGTCTACCTTGGTAGAGACTTTCAATCGGCACGGCTTTACCGGCGTCCTCGGTACAAACGTAAAGCAGCAGTACATGAAAGAAAGCGGTATTGGTGACAACATCTCCGTACACATGATCATCGACAATATTTCCGAGCGCAAAACAACCGCTCGCGGCACCGGTTACTTTTTCGAAACGCTGTCCACCTTCACCGACCAGCACGATGACGTGGTGGGAACACAGCGCTTCAAGGTATTGAAGTTTGTTCCCCAGGAGCAACCAGCTGCAGTGAGTGATGACAGCGCGCTTGCAGTACCCACACGCATACCTTCACCCCGCGGGCACGACAACAAGTGGTGGTGGGATGCCTGTGACGAGGGCAAGGTGCTGATTCAGCGCTGCAAGAACTGCCAAACATTGC from the Candidatus Marimicrobium litorale genome contains:
- a CDS encoding TetR/AcrR family transcriptional regulator; this encodes MNSNSTILLNMSTVNTKQQKNPGARSARGERARAGLKAAALRVLERDGYHKMRIADVTTEAGVAQGLFYHYFSDLKSLTREVLTDFAMASSDPGAVEKNVPKGDWYARIFAHNLVIVRSYAKRPGILRCLLQLGDEDPEFSSLLRENYRNQLMWLVDLMPGLFPDVQFRPHQALFTVYSLAGIGEGLLREYFINESNTLRAADLSAEQFAELLSIMFYRALFLENPDQQQLNYTRNLTPMVRTH
- a CDS encoding acyl-CoA dehydrogenase family protein is translated as MFVDYTEHQRELRKEFRDYFTNLIKPEYREELRNAESGDLYKTLIRKQGEDGMLAIGWPEEYGGRGLTESEQLIRYEEALLAGAPTPFVTLNTVGPAIISQGTEAQKKRFLPGIAAGEMHFSIGYTEPSAGTDLAALSTSAVKDGDHYLVNGSKIFTSGAEGADFVFLAVRTDPDVKKHKGISILVASTEDPGFSRGSIETLGGVHTNVTYYDNVKVPLDMIVGEENGGWRLITEQLNHERVGLAAWGIQGWKLFRDALAWARSTQTADGKRVIDDASAQRNIAEVYAHLEAMRVMNARMAWQLDQQEMNPVFPSAIKVYSTEIMIEICRLLMDVVGPHSLIAAGSDGNVIHGNLEHEYRRATINTFGGGVVEVLRGLVATHGLGMPSHR
- a CDS encoding bifunctional MaoC family dehydratase N-terminal/OB-fold nucleic acid binding domain-containing protein, with amino-acid sequence MNEQEQKAFEDEIYAFVGQIVYPTTPAPDNINETMIRQWSEILGETNPAYLDADWAANSARGHTIAPPAMMYVWGQEGFQVTKGRAPNAMSTLVETFNRHGFTGVLGTNVKQQYMKESGIGDNISVHMIIDNISERKTTARGTGYFFETLSTFTDQHDDVVGTQRFKVLKFVPQEQPAAVSDDSALAVPTRIPSPRGHDNKWWWDACDEGKVLIQRCKNCQTLRHPPRPMCGECQSMEWDSIESTLDGEIMSYTCLRHPVIPGYPKDPICAVIKLGEGTHFVANIVGCEYEHLHIGMKVKGKVEQVDEKTVLPQFYPV